In Amycolatopsis sp. EV170708-02-1, the following are encoded in one genomic region:
- a CDS encoding aldo/keto reductase: MQYRTLGRTGVQVSTLALGAMNFGAIGRTTQDEATAIVDAALEGGVTLIDTADMYSAGESEKMVGKAIAGRREDIVLATKASMPMGEERNHQGASRRWLVTELDNSLRRLGVDHVDLYQIHRWDPKTSDEETLSALTDLQRAGKIRYFGSSTFPAYRIVQAQWAAREHRLSRYVTEQPSYSILQRGIETHVLPVTEEYGMGVLAWSPLASGWLSGAVREGREITTNRSAVLPQRFDLTRQANRARLEAVERLAKVADQAGLSLIQLALGFVVAHPGVTSAIIGPRTLEHLKSQLAAADTVLPSDVLDAIDEIVAPGTDLAPEEKHDTPPALLDASLRRR; the protein is encoded by the coding sequence ATGCAGTACCGCACCTTGGGCAGGACAGGTGTCCAGGTCAGCACTCTCGCGCTGGGCGCGATGAACTTCGGCGCGATCGGGCGCACCACCCAGGACGAGGCCACCGCCATCGTCGACGCCGCGCTGGAGGGCGGCGTCACTCTCATCGACACCGCCGACATGTACAGCGCCGGCGAGTCGGAAAAGATGGTCGGGAAGGCCATCGCCGGCCGCCGCGAAGACATCGTGCTCGCCACGAAGGCGAGCATGCCGATGGGCGAGGAGCGCAACCACCAGGGCGCTTCACGCCGCTGGCTGGTCACCGAACTGGACAACAGCCTGCGCCGCCTCGGGGTCGACCACGTCGATCTCTACCAGATCCATCGCTGGGACCCGAAGACCAGCGACGAGGAAACCCTGTCCGCGCTGACCGATCTGCAGCGGGCGGGGAAGATCCGCTACTTCGGTTCGTCGACGTTCCCCGCGTATCGCATCGTGCAGGCCCAGTGGGCCGCTCGCGAACACCGGCTGAGCCGGTACGTCACGGAGCAGCCCAGCTACTCGATCCTGCAGCGCGGGATCGAAACGCATGTGCTGCCGGTGACCGAGGAGTACGGGATGGGCGTGCTGGCGTGGAGCCCGCTCGCGTCCGGCTGGCTGTCCGGCGCGGTCCGGGAAGGCCGCGAGATCACCACGAACCGCTCGGCGGTCCTGCCGCAGCGTTTCGACCTGACCCGGCAGGCCAACCGGGCGCGGCTGGAGGCCGTCGAACGGCTGGCCAAGGTCGCCGATCAGGCCGGGCTGAGCCTGATCCAGCTCGCGCTCGGCTTCGTCGTCGCGCATCCGGGGGTGACGAGCGCGATCATCGGGCCCCGCACGCTGGAGCACCTCAAGTCGCAGCTCGCCGCCGCGGACACGGTGCTGCCGTCCGACGTCCTCGACGCGATCGACGAGATCGTCGCCCCGGGCACCGACCTCGCCCCGGAGGAGAAACACGACACCCCGCCCGCGCTGCTCGACGCGTCGCTGCGGCGGCGCTGA
- the pcaG gene encoding protocatechuate 3,4-dioxygenase subunit alpha, with protein sequence MPETTPSQTVGPYLSIGLPWPDGPDVVPAGEPGAIRVHGRVLDGAGEPVPDAMIETWQADADGRFDHPDDPRGAVTSGFRGFGRCPTDTNGDYEIRTIMPGSLPGPAGGTQAPHIDVSVFARGLLHRVVTRIYFEDNDNSGDPVLASVPEARKGTLIATKTGDGYRFDIRLQGEGETVFFDV encoded by the coding sequence ATGCCGGAGACGACGCCTTCCCAGACCGTCGGCCCGTACCTGTCCATCGGCTTGCCCTGGCCGGACGGGCCGGACGTCGTCCCCGCGGGCGAACCGGGCGCGATCCGCGTCCACGGCCGTGTCCTCGACGGCGCGGGGGAGCCGGTGCCCGACGCGATGATCGAGACCTGGCAGGCCGACGCCGACGGCCGGTTCGATCACCCGGACGACCCGCGCGGAGCGGTCACGAGCGGGTTCCGGGGCTTCGGCCGCTGTCCCACCGACACGAACGGCGATTACGAGATCCGGACGATCATGCCCGGCTCCCTGCCCGGCCCGGCGGGTGGCACGCAGGCGCCGCATATCGACGTCTCGGTGTTCGCGCGCGGGCTTCTGCACCGGGTGGTCACGCGGATCTACTTCGAGGACAACGACAACTCCGGGGATCCGGTGCTGGCGTCGGTCCCGGAGGCGCGCAAGGGCACCTTGATCGCCACCAAGACCGGCGACGGCTACCGGTTCGACATCCGGTTGCAGGGCGAAGGGGAGACGGTGTTCTTCGATGTCTAG
- the pcaC gene encoding 4-carboxymuconolactone decarboxylase → MSEDPYETGMRVRREVLGDEHVDRAVARTTEFSRPFQDYITRGAWGSVWSRDGLDRKTRSCVTLAALTALRAHDELAMHVRAAVHNGLTAREISEVLLHTAVYTGAPAANAAFAVAQRVLAELGEPAAQKEGES, encoded by the coding sequence ATGAGCGAAGACCCGTACGAGACCGGCATGAGGGTGCGCCGGGAGGTCCTCGGGGACGAGCACGTCGATCGAGCCGTCGCGCGCACCACCGAGTTCAGCCGTCCGTTCCAGGACTACATCACCCGGGGTGCCTGGGGATCGGTCTGGTCGCGTGACGGGCTCGACCGCAAGACCCGCAGCTGTGTCACCCTGGCCGCGCTCACCGCGCTGCGCGCTCACGACGAGCTCGCGATGCACGTCCGTGCCGCCGTCCACAATGGACTCACCGCGCGGGAGATCTCCGAGGTCCTGCTGCACACCGCCGTGTACACGGGCGCCCCGGCCGCCAACGCGGCCTTCGCCGTGGCCCAGCGAGTGCTGGCCGAACTCGGTGAGCCTGCGGCTCAGAAGGAGGGTGAGAGCTAG
- a CDS encoding MoxR family ATPase: MTVESPEKLAEALETVGYLADDGIATAGFLAVALGRPLFCEGEPGTGKTSLALGLAEALGMPLIRLQCHEGIDAAQALYEWDFPRQLLHLRALEAAGDGGLDVEAAEQSLYTERFLLSRPLLKALQTAPCVLLVDEIDRADDEFEAFLLQLLDENAVTIPEFGEVRAEHPPLVVLTSNRTREVHDALKRRCLYHWLEHPDLGREVEILRRKIPRLGEALAAQVATAVHRLRAMELLKPPGVAESLDWAQALLALGMSELDAAAAARTLGSVLKYSEDLDRVRAKLDKLLA; the protein is encoded by the coding sequence GTGACCGTCGAATCGCCCGAGAAACTGGCCGAAGCCCTCGAAACGGTCGGCTATCTCGCCGACGACGGCATCGCCACGGCCGGGTTCCTCGCCGTGGCACTCGGCCGCCCCTTGTTCTGCGAGGGCGAACCGGGTACCGGCAAGACCTCCCTCGCCTTGGGACTGGCCGAAGCGCTCGGCATGCCGCTCATCCGGCTCCAGTGTCACGAGGGGATCGACGCGGCGCAGGCACTGTACGAATGGGATTTCCCCCGTCAGCTGCTGCACCTGCGGGCGCTGGAAGCCGCCGGTGACGGCGGCCTCGACGTCGAAGCCGCCGAACAGTCCCTCTACACCGAACGTTTCCTGCTGTCCCGGCCGCTGCTGAAGGCGTTGCAGACCGCGCCGTGTGTCCTTCTGGTCGACGAGATCGACCGGGCCGACGACGAGTTCGAAGCCTTCCTTCTGCAACTCCTCGACGAGAACGCGGTGACGATCCCCGAGTTCGGCGAGGTGCGCGCCGAGCATCCGCCGCTCGTGGTGCTCACCTCCAACCGGACGAGGGAGGTGCACGACGCGCTGAAACGCCGCTGTCTCTATCACTGGCTCGAACATCCCGACCTGGGCCGCGAGGTCGAGATCCTGCGCCGCAAGATCCCGCGTCTCGGCGAGGCGCTGGCGGCCCAGGTCGCGACCGCGGTGCACCGGCTCCGTGCGATGGAGCTGCTGAAACCGCCCGGGGTGGCGGAATCCCTCGACTGGGCTCAGGCGCTCCTCGCGCTCGGAATGTCCGAATTGGACGCCGCGGCCGCCGCCCGGACCCTCGGTTCGGTGCTCAAGTACAGCGAAGACCTGGACCGGGTCCGGGCCAAGCTGGACAAACTGCTCGCCTGA
- a CDS encoding NTP transferase domain-containing protein, translating to MAEVAGLLLAAGAGRRFGGPKALAVLDGEPFVVRSLRVLAEAGCGPVRVVLGASAAQVRALLPDPEVAVVAEDWESGMGASLRAGLRALTETGAEAAVVHLVDLPGVGAEVVRRVADGADENTVARAAYEGVPGHPVVLGRRWWPEIVEGASGDKGARDWLRTRQDLRLVECGDLGTGRDVDRREDLPG from the coding sequence ATGGCTGAGGTCGCGGGGCTGCTCCTCGCGGCCGGGGCCGGGCGCCGGTTCGGTGGGCCGAAGGCGCTGGCGGTCCTCGACGGCGAGCCGTTCGTGGTCCGTTCGCTGCGGGTGCTCGCCGAAGCGGGCTGCGGCCCGGTCCGGGTGGTGCTGGGTGCCTCGGCCGCGCAGGTCCGGGCACTCCTGCCCGATCCCGAGGTCGCTGTCGTGGCCGAGGACTGGGAGTCCGGGATGGGCGCGTCACTGCGCGCGGGCCTGCGCGCGCTCACCGAAACCGGCGCCGAAGCCGCCGTCGTGCATCTCGTGGATCTGCCCGGGGTCGGTGCCGAAGTGGTGCGCCGGGTCGCCGACGGGGCCGATGAGAACACCGTCGCGCGTGCCGCTTACGAAGGAGTGCCCGGCCATCCCGTGGTTCTCGGCCGTCGCTGGTGGCCGGAGATCGTCGAAGGCGCGTCGGGGGACAAGGGCGCCCGCGACTGGCTCAGAACGCGGCAGGACCTGAGGCTCGTCGAATGCGGTGACCTCGGCACCGGTCGCGACGTGGACCGCCGCGAGGATCTTCCGGGCTGA
- the pcaD gene encoding 3-oxoadipate enol-lactonase — protein MSPPVKVHSIAEGPADGPVVVFSGSLGSDHRMWEPQVKPLVARGFRVIRYDNRGHGASPVPAGPYTLADLGGDLLALLDEHGAGRAHLVGLSLGGMTGMWLGVNAPDRVASLVLCCTSAKLGPPSMWADRAKTVRENGTAAVAEAGVGRWLTPGYAAAYPEQAEYLREMIAGVPAEGYAASCQAIERMDLVGDLPEIAARTLVIAGAEDPATPVGHAEVIAGGIPDARLEVVEDAAHLGSFEQPERFSALILDHLEAAR, from the coding sequence ATGTCCCCGCCGGTGAAGGTGCACAGCATCGCGGAGGGGCCAGCCGACGGCCCGGTCGTGGTGTTCAGCGGATCGCTCGGCAGCGATCACCGCATGTGGGAACCGCAGGTGAAACCCTTGGTGGCACGGGGTTTCCGGGTGATCCGGTACGACAACCGCGGCCATGGCGCGTCGCCGGTCCCGGCCGGGCCGTACACGCTCGCGGATCTCGGCGGTGACCTGCTCGCCCTGCTCGACGAGCACGGCGCCGGGCGAGCCCATCTCGTCGGGCTCTCGCTCGGCGGGATGACCGGGATGTGGCTCGGCGTCAACGCGCCGGACCGGGTCGCGAGTCTCGTGCTGTGCTGCACGTCCGCGAAACTCGGGCCGCCGAGCATGTGGGCGGACCGGGCGAAGACGGTCCGGGAGAACGGCACCGCGGCGGTCGCCGAGGCCGGCGTCGGCCGCTGGCTGACCCCCGGATACGCCGCCGCGTATCCGGAACAGGCCGAGTACCTGCGCGAGATGATCGCCGGCGTCCCCGCCGAGGGATACGCGGCGTCCTGCCAGGCCATCGAACGGATGGACCTCGTCGGCGACCTGCCCGAGATCGCGGCGCGGACCCTGGTGATCGCCGGTGCCGAGGATCCGGCCACTCCGGTCGGGCACGCCGAGGTGATCGCGGGCGGCATCCCGGACGCACGGCTCGAGGTCGTCGAAGACGCCGCGCATCTGGGGAGTTTCGAACAGCCGGAGCGGTTCAGCGCCTTGATCCTCGACCATCTGGAGGCCGCCCGATGA
- a CDS encoding IclR family transcriptional regulator C-terminal domain-containing protein: MDEGEVTERGAHHVQSLERGLAVIKAFNADAAELTLSDVARATGLTRAAARRFLLTLVDLGYVRTDGKYFSLTARVLELGYSYLSSLSLPEVAQPHLERLSAEVHESSSVSVLEGPDIVYVARVAVSRIMTVSINVGTRFPAHATSMGHVLLAGLEDDDLHGYFDAAKLEKLTAHTLTRQKDLLAELEKVYRQGYAMVDQELEEGLRSIAAPIRDRRGKVVAAVNLSTHASRTTPESVEKELLPSLLSAARAIEADLASAPPTRARHG; the protein is encoded by the coding sequence ATGGACGAAGGCGAGGTGACCGAGCGCGGGGCGCATCATGTCCAGTCGCTGGAGCGCGGGCTGGCCGTGATCAAGGCGTTCAACGCGGACGCGGCGGAACTCACGCTGAGCGACGTCGCCCGTGCGACCGGACTGACCAGGGCGGCCGCCCGCCGGTTCCTGCTCACCCTCGTCGACCTGGGATACGTGCGCACGGACGGCAAATACTTCTCGCTCACCGCGCGGGTCCTCGAACTCGGCTACTCGTATCTGTCGAGCCTGTCGCTGCCGGAGGTCGCCCAGCCACATCTGGAACGGCTCTCCGCCGAGGTGCACGAATCGAGTTCGGTCTCCGTGCTCGAAGGTCCGGACATCGTCTACGTCGCCCGCGTGGCCGTCTCGCGGATCATGACCGTCAGCATCAACGTCGGCACCCGCTTCCCGGCCCACGCGACGTCGATGGGGCATGTCCTGCTGGCCGGCCTGGAGGACGACGACCTGCACGGCTACTTCGACGCGGCCAAACTCGAGAAACTGACCGCGCACACGCTGACCAGGCAGAAGGATCTGCTCGCCGAATTGGAGAAGGTCTACCGGCAGGGCTACGCGATGGTCGACCAGGAACTCGAAGAGGGCCTCCGCTCGATCGCCGCGCCGATCCGGGACCGGCGGGGGAAGGTCGTGGCCGCGGTCAACCTCTCCACCCACGCCAGCCGCACGACGCCGGAGTCGGTCGAGAAGGAACTGCTGCCGTCGCTGCTCTCGGCGGCGCGGGCCATCGAGGCCGATTTGGCCTCGGCGCCGCCGACCAGGGCGAGGCATGGCTGA
- a CDS encoding TetR/AcrR family transcriptional regulator: MSDEGTKAKRADARRNEKTLLDAAAAVFVTSGVEAPVRDIAAKAGVGMGTIYRHFPTRADLIVAVYRHQVDACAEAGPELLASSDSPYEALRRWIDLFVDFLVTKHGLAAVLQSDNAGFETLHTYFLDTLLPVCARLLDAAAEAGEIRSDLGALEVMRGVGNLCIGAESDPRYDARKMVEVLIAGLGT, translated from the coding sequence ATGAGTGACGAGGGCACCAAGGCCAAACGCGCCGACGCCCGGCGCAACGAGAAGACACTGCTCGACGCCGCCGCCGCCGTCTTCGTCACATCGGGCGTCGAGGCGCCGGTCCGCGACATCGCGGCCAAGGCCGGCGTCGGGATGGGCACGATCTACCGGCATTTCCCGACCAGGGCCGACCTCATCGTCGCCGTCTACCGGCATCAGGTCGACGCGTGCGCCGAAGCCGGGCCGGAGCTGCTGGCGTCGAGCGATTCCCCGTACGAGGCGTTGCGGCGCTGGATCGACCTGTTCGTCGATTTCCTGGTCACCAAACACGGTCTGGCCGCGGTCCTGCAGTCGGACAACGCCGGGTTCGAGACGCTGCACACCTACTTCCTCGACACCCTCCTGCCGGTGTGCGCCCGCTTGCTCGACGCGGCGGCGGAGGCGGGCGAGATCCGCTCCGATCTGGGGGCGCTCGAAGTCATGCGCGGCGTCGGGAACCTCTGCATCGGCGCCGAAAGCGATCCGCGCTACGACGCGCGCAAGATGGTCGAGGTCCTCATCGCGGGCCTCGGGACCTAG